Proteins from one Eretmochelys imbricata isolate rEreImb1 chromosome 28, rEreImb1.hap1, whole genome shotgun sequence genomic window:
- the LOC144258321 gene encoding uncharacterized protein LOC144258321, whose translation MCSECGKSFNRSSSLITHWRIHTGEKPYGCSECGKCFNWSSHVIRHRRIHTGEKPYGCSECGKRFNRSSNLIRHRQIHTGETLYTCSECGKSFNQSSSLITHQRIHTGEMPYTCSECGKSFNQSSNLIRHQRIHTGETPYTCSECGKSFNDSSALTTHQRIHTGEKPYACSECGKRFNLSSTLIRHQQIHTGETPYTCSECGKSFSQHSHLIIHRRIHTGEKPYTCSECGKRFSDSSALTTHQRIHTDKTLGAQPPPYHQLNGYTDLESSPEELKRTFCMRS comes from the exons atgtgctctgagtgcgggaaaagcttcaatagAAGCTCTTCCCTTATCACTCATtggagaatccacacgggtgagaaaccttatggatgctctgagtgtgggaaatgcttcaaTTGGAGCTCACATGTAATCAGACATCgcagaatccacacaggggagaaaccttatggatgctctgagtgtgggaaacgcttcaatCGGAGCTCAAACCTCATCAGACATCGGcaaatccacacaggggagacgCTCTACACATGCTcggagtgcgggaaaagcttcaatcagagctcatccctgatcacacatcagagaatccacacaggagagatgcCCTACAcctgctctgagtgcgggaaaagcttcaatcagagctcaaaccttatccgacatcagcgaatccacacaggagagacaccctacacatgctctgagtgtgggaaaagcttcaatgaTAGCTCAGCCCTTaccacacatcagagaatccacacgggtgagaaaccctatgcgtgctctgagtgtgggaaacgcttcaatCTTAGCTCAACCCTCATCAGACATCAGCAAATCCATACCGGAGAGacgccctacacatgctctgagtgtgggaaaagctttagtcAGCACTCACACCTTATCATACATCgcagaatccacacaggagagaaaccctacacttgctctgagtgcgggaaacgCTTCAGTGATAGCTCAGCCCTTaccacacatcagagaatccacacgg ataagaccttgggagcccagcctcctccTTATCACCAGCTGAACGGCTACACAGATTTAGAAAGCAGCCCTGAAGAACTAAAGAGAACTTTCTGCATGAGGTCATGA